The window CAGTTCCCCTCTCCTGCCCATACCCCGCCCCTTTGCCTGGTTCCCTGACCTGTGCCCTCATCTATCCCGGTCTCCATCACCTGTCTCCATCACCTGTCGCCTGCTccatctctccccttcccctagcGGCTCCCTCTTCTCACCTGACACCCCCCTGGCACGGTCTGTGACTCCGCATGCTTTCTCCCTACTTAGGCCACGTGACCTCAGGTGGGTCACCGGCCTTGGCTGTGGGCCCTGGGGGCGCAGCGCCGCCCTTGCCATATTGCTTGGGCGCACAGGCGGGCATCTCCTTCCCgctccccaggcagcagcagcgGAACCGACTGGGCAGCGGAGGAAGCGGGGACGGCCCGTCCATCTCCTGGTCTCGCCAGACTCGGGCCCCCGCCGCCGTGAGCGGCCGAGGGGACGCGGCCACCCGCTCGCGGAACCGCAGCTCCTCGGGTAACGGGGCGGAGCgcggccggcgggcgggcggggcggcgggcggggcggagGCTCAGCGCGTCCTTCTCCCCCTAGTGGACAGTGTGCGCAGCCGCGGCTCGTCCGCCAGCTCCTGCAGCGAGTTGGAGGGTTTCTCGGAATCGCTGCCTAGAGGGTAAAACTCGGGCTGGGGACCGACCGCCTCCAGCGGGTGTCTGGGGAGACTGGAAACAGTCTTCTGCGGGGAAACTGGGTGCTGGAGCCTTGAAACCACGGAGGGCGGGGTGGGAGGGCCCAAAGACCCCCAGTGGTCCctgattcctccctcccccagcgcTGGCCGCCGCGGGAAGCCGCCCAGCCCCACCACCTGGAGCGGGTCCAGCAGGGTGCGTGTCCTTCTCgggccctggaggaggtggggcggCATGACACCACCGGAAGCCAGGTTGGGGGGGATGCTGGGGGCAGAGGACGCTGGTCAGAGCACCTGCTCTGGCCTCAAATTGCCGGATCTCAAACCTGGCTCCCCATCCTGTCACGTCTGACTCACGGTAGTTACTTAGCTCTCCGTGCCTCGGTTTCTTTATCGGTGAAGTGGGGTTGGTTAGACTATTCACGTCAAGGGTTCTGGGGCAGATGCGAGGAGTCATTTTGCACAGAGGAAGTGCCCCTTAGGTGTCAGCCTTCATTTTTTCTGAGGTCCTTGGGTTCAGAATTTCCGGTAGGATGTAGGGGGCAGGAATAGAGGGAGGGTGCCTCACCCCCTCGTGCCTCCCCCAGCAGCAGAAGGCCACGCCCCTGGAACGCTGCCGCCATCAGAGACGCCTGGCCCATTCGGGGGGCTGGGTCCCCATCAAAGGTGAGCCTGGGCCGCCTCCTcccccccacctgccccagggcgGGCTGGGATGGCGCCCAGGGCGCTGGTTGGCCGCGAGCTCCCGGGGctcaggcccctcccagccccatgCCCCCTGCTCTCGCAGACTCCAGCTCCGACCACCAGGCGGCCGACATGGCCGAGATAGACGCCCGCCTGAAGGCCTTGCAGGAATACATGAGCCGGCTGGACGCGCGGTCGTGACCGGGGAGGGGAGCCGGCCTCTGCACCCCCATCCCCCGGGAGTCAGCGCGGAGGCGGGGCCTGCGTCCTTCCGGCCCCGCCCaggcccccgccccctccccctgccttgcCTGCTAGGAGGGGGGCTGGGTGCGTTTTGTAAATAAACTCTCCTTTGGGATCCCTCAGCTTATGACTAAGGGTGGCGGAGGAGAGGGAGGTGTGGGGAATGGGTGCCGGTGGCATTGGGACCTGTGTGTGTTTCTGGGCCCGTCTGTGCCTGGGAGGCAGCTTGGGGTTCCGGCTCAGGAAGAACTCCTGCCCTCCCTAAAGCAATGACAGTGGGGGTCAGGAGCGGTGGTAGTGAGCAGCCTGTCCCCAAAGGAGTCCAGGCAGAGAGGCACAGACGTCGTTGGCTGTGTGGTGGAGAGGAGGTGTTTGCAGCAGGGTTCATTGCCCCAGGGGACCCCAAGCTGCTGTGGGTGACTCGTGGGTCGACTTGGTGCTGATTTCTGCCCTCTGCCGGAGACCTCTGGGTTCTGAGCTGTGACGTGGCTTCGGAGCTGGGATCTCGGGGGGTCTTGGTTCATGGTTTGGGTCTCTGGGTTCTGGGCACCAGGGAGGACAgagtgctgggagctgggggagtgGTTGGGTcatgagggaggcagagaggaagggaggcggGTGGCAGGACACAGGGTCACAGTGAGTGCATCTTTAttggagggggaggcagggggttTCTGACTGGAGTGGGCAGGCAGGGCCTCAGTATCGGTAGTGTGGCCAAGTCCGGATGATATCATAGAGCCGGTCACCTGGAGAGTCTGTGTCCCGCACGTCCCGGTGTCCTTTGACCTCATAGTTGGTCCTCAGGGTGCCCCGAGCCACGCCACAAGCCAGCAGACTCTGGGCTGCCCTGAGGGCTCGTTGCGGGGGCGCCCGatctggggaggcagaggcaggagttAGGCTGGGCCCTGGACAAGCAGAGGTCCAGGGGGCAGTGGTTCGCATGGTGCCCTCCCAGCTGGGGCCCAcaaccagctctgccactccctgGCCGTGgctccacctctctgtgcctcagtttcctcactgtgaaAGGAGAGAATCATGGCAGCTGGCCCCAGGGCTGTGGGACGATAACATGTCACTTTGTGCACAGAGGAAGCCCTCCACAAGGGTCGTTGTCAAGATCCTTGCTGAGCCTCCTTTCTCGGCCCCAGACCTCGGGCTCCTGCCCACAGGGTAGCGGCCATTCACCCTGCACTCCTTCGGGGCCGTGGACGGACCCAAGACCCTGGTACAGATGACCGAATCCTCCCTAGGACCGCGGGCTGGAAACGGTCATGTCCAGAGGGGACAATGAGGCTCTGAAAAGCAGGTCACTAGCCCGAGGTCACAGAGCTTGTAGGTGGCACAGCCTCTGAACCACCACCCACCACGCCCTGCGGTCCCCCAGGCCCCATGTCCGCGCCTGTCCCGACGGCTGGACAGTCACTTACCCATGTAGTTACCCATGAAGCTGATGCCGATGGACTTGGGGTTCCAGGTGGGACCTGAGTGGGCGCCCTGAGTGTCCCAGCCCCGGCCCTCATACACAAGCCCGTCTTCTCCGATCAGGaagctgtggggtggggggttgagGAGTGAGGAGGGGTTTCCTGGGGAAGGAGCCCCTGTCCCTCCTCCACTCAGCAACCCTGAGTCACTACTGCCTCTATTCTGCGGATGGAGAATCAGAGAGGTGCAGAGCTGCCCACGTTCACATAGCGGGTCAGGGGCACAGTCAGGATTTTCACCCAGGTCCCTGTGACTCCCACCCACACGGTCTGACTCCTTGCTCTCTCTTGCCTCCCTGGAGAATCTGTCCTGCTCTTGAAGAGTCCTCACATGCGGTCCTCCGAGGCAGGCCCTGTGTCATCCCCACTTTAAGCTGAGGAAGCAGAGATGTAGGAAGAGAGGTGCTTTGCCTGAGGTCATGCCCCGTGACCCCTGCCTCTCAGAACTTGCCACCCGAGCCCCTTGCTGCTTCCTGCTCCGTGCTGGGGTCCCCTGAGTGACGGGATCAGGGACTCAAGGGCTGGCACCACAAGCTGACCAGACCCTGGAGCCCCAGCATCCGCCTGTGAGCTTTCCAGACCCCGCACCCGATCCTTAAGACCCCTCGTCCCCCTGGTCTTGGTGGAGCGAGTCTGACTGGTATGTGGATGAACCAGAGGAGCAGCACGTGAGCCGCAGTGTCTGCTTCCCCAGCCCTCGGCCCCCAGGGTCCCCAGTGATGCACAGAATGTCGGAACTTTCCCCTCTGGGTCCTGAACCTGCCACTTCGGAAGCCAGACTCTCAGAATCTGGCTGTGAAGAGACTAGAAATGCCACAGTGACACTTCCCCCCAATCACTCCCCCAGGACTAGGTGGTCATGGTCCTGCCACAGCCACAGCCCCTGGAAGGCATCGCGGCTCCCTGTGCGTTTCTTTATGGAGGCGTCTCCCCAAAACCTCAGCCCCACAGCAGGGGGCACGGTCAGgagcccattctacagatgaggaaactgaggctcagagaggatgtGATGTGACGAGGAAGGGGATTCAGAACGTTTGAGTCAGACTCTGAGCCCTAAAACCTGAGCGCTGACTTCAGTCTGCTTTTCTGTAAGGCGACTGAGGCCAGAGGCTGCGGCCCAGGCTCGGCTCTGCTGACTTCATGGAAACATCTAGAATGGAGCACCTGACTCTTGGGAACAAAACCTTGAAGTTGGAGCCTTTGAATCGTAAGATTAGAGCCTGAAGAGCTGGGGATACCCTTGGAGGCTTCTGGATTTCTCTGGTTGAGGTCCTCAGACCCCCTGGCCTCCCCTCGCCCTCCCGAAGCAGTTAAGGGTGGGACCTGGGGACCTGCGTTCCCAGAAGGGGATTCTGGGGCGGCCTGAGGTCTGAGAACCTGTGGGGTCAAACGCTCTCTGGCAGTGGGACCCCGTGTGCTGGACCCCAGCCTGTCACTCTGGACAGGACGCTGGTGGCATGGGCCCCAGAGGCTAACCCATCCCTGTTCCTGCCCCTCGCCCTGGAGTCTGTccccccacagcagccagagggcgCTCCTTCCACTGCTAAGCCCCGACCATCCCAAGGCGCCCGCCTTCTCAGAGCAGAGCCACGTCCTCCCTGTGGCCCACTAGGCCCTCCGACCCTCCTCATGCCATCCTGGCCTCTGTCCCTCAGGGATGACCCACGtactggcctcagggcctttgccccgCTGTGCCCCCAGCTCACTGCACTCTTCCCTCAGCTCCCCCatcctcttcctttttattgtcagTCCTGTCACCCTGTGAATCCATCCGGTTGACTCTGCTTGTTTCTCCCTGCTGGTGTTGAAATCCCTTTGGGCTGCATTCCTACCGTTCGAGGCTGTGTCCCCATGCCAGCATCTGGCACTCGGCCTGACACATAGAAGGTGCCAATGGCAATAGTCCGTGAATCTGGGGCCCAGACTCTGTGCCAGGCGGTGTCCTAGGAGCCTTGCCCGCAGTGGCGGTTGGCGCTCACGTGGGCACCATCCGCTGACTGTGCACAGGAGGAGGACACTGCAGCTCAGAGGCTGAGTGGCCGGCCTGGGTCTCTGCCGTCAGCAGGGGAGCTGGGACAGGGACCCAGCCCCGCGCTCACCCAGCCTGCTGTCTGCCTCCCAGCACAGGCGCAGACGGTCTAACGGGACTCCAGGGTGGAGGGCACCTTGGTGCGTGTTGGCAAAGTCTGTCCTTCCCCGGGGAGCAGAGCTGGCCGtcagccccttcccctcctccagcatCTTCGTGCTGCCTGCACGTGCCCAGCCCTAGGCAGTGACCCCGGGCATCAGCCCGGCGTCTCTAGCACCGGTCCCCCGTGTCTCCGGGGCCTGCACACCTTCCCCTCCTCCGGCCTCCCCTCCGCACTCACTTGTAGGCCACGTCGCACCAGCCCCGCGTCCGCACGTGGTAATGCTGCACGTTCTGGACCTGCCTCATGCACGAAGTCGGCGTGTCACAGGGGATGGCCGCCGTGTGTGACACCACCACGTAGCGCACGGGCAGGTCCAGGCGCTGTTCGCACCTGGATGGCAGGGCCCCCCACTCTCTCCGGGGCACGATGGGGCCGCATGGGGTGAAGTCTTCTCGAGTCGCCCCGAGTCCCAGGAGGGTGAGAAGGGTCCAAGTGAGCAGGGCACAGGGGCTGGACATGGCGGGCGGGGTGCACAGGGACGTCTAGGATCTCGCGGCTGGCTAGGCCGCCTTTATATGCTGGGGCGGAGCAGCAGGAAAGGCCTTGCTTCACACCCTGGCGGGACTCCCCTGGCAGCTGACAGGGACCTCagactctgcttcctcctctggcaGGGCTGCCACCGGATGCGGTGTGGTTGGTCCAGGTGAGGTGGGGCGGGGGAGCCCACGACAAGGCCGGGCGGAAGGGGGAGGGCACACAGGCCCCTGGGCGCTCACCCCGCGGTCTCTGGCCCACCAGGGCCTGGatccctgccctgcccagtcCCTGCTCCCAGAGGCCTTGGGCAATGGGAGCCTCACAGCAGAGAAAGGGCGGGGCCCCATCTCCTTCCGCCCACGGGGACTGAGATCACCAGAGTCCTGGTTTTAAACTCTCCTCCCAGGTCCCAACACGACGTCCCTAACCCTTTGAGCAGACTGCAGAGCTGAGCCCTGGGAAGCCCGCTCCACGGttggggaggctgaggcccagagaagggacgTCGGTGCTCAGACATGGGAGACGGTGGGGCCTAGTGGTCGGAGCCCTGATTCAGGGCCGGGCTGCCTGGGACTGAATTCCGGGCCCATTCTAGGGTGTGAGCTGGGGCCAGTGACCTAACcaatctgtgcctcagtttccccactgcaAAATGGGAGGATAATGGAAAGTCCCTGACTCGCAGGTCAGTGTGGGATCAAATGGGCTGAAAGGGTGCAGCCCTGAGACGTCGGCTCCTGCTGCCCCACAAGTGCCCGGGGACAGGGACTGAGACCTGCCCTTGGTGTGAGCCACGTGCTTTCCGTGGGGGCCACTGGCAGCTCCATTGTGCACAGGAGgggactgaggttcagagagggacAGCCATCTGCCCAGGGCCACTCAGGGGCTTGGGGTCAGCTGTTGGGGCAGAAGGCTTTCCTGgggcccctgcccttccctgctCGTTCCTCCTGCCTCCTCGGCACCTGGTGCGCTCAGGGCGGACGGCCCAGTttgttctccctcctttccttctgcttcagtggATTAAACAGATTCCAAAAGTATCATGTGCCGGCTGTGAGTAGTCGAATCGATGGGAAACGTTAATCACCTGTGTCCACTTGGTCCAGCCCCGCCCCCTGAGGTCCCCGTGCAGGCCAGTGTGGGGTTTCCTTCCCCGGTATTCTCCGCAAGCAGGTGGATCACGCTCACACTCACGGTGTCATGGCACAGTGCAGCGGGCAGCTCCAGCACCTTCCACGAGTCATCTCCCCACGAGCTCCCACAGGCCTGTGCGGGAGACGTGTCATTAACCTGCTCTTACCACcgaggaaactgagtcctgagGGTTATCACACACGGGGAGAAGGTGGTGACGTCGGCTCAGCCACAGGCGTCCGGGCTCCAGAGATTAAGTTCTAAGCCATATTCTGCTTCCTACAAACATACGTAAGGGcacatgtttaaaaataagaaaatcgaTTTGCCCTTTGTCACCTAATATTTCATGAGCATCTCTCCAGGCCTATACATCGAATTCTAATTCATTCTTCACAATGGTTGTATAATATTTCATGGTATAGCTTCACCATTTTGacataagcttttcttttttgaagcttTCCAATGACCATTCCCCGCCCCACCAATGCTGCACAAAATATTATCGAACATACAGCCCTACATGTGGGAGcgtttataaattttaaatatagactTTCCTGGTCAAAGGGTTTACATATTTAATAGCTGTTACCAGATTGTTGTCCCCCAAAGGCTGTTAGCAATTCAGCTTCCACAAATAATGTCTTGGAGTTTCCACTCACCCAGGAGTGGGTGTTCTCGCTTCTTAAATGTATGGGTATAAAGTGATATCTCTTTGTAACTTTAATTGGCATTTTTATGACCACTCAGaagattgaatatttttctctgtttgctgCCCATTTGGATTTATCTTCTGTCAATTCCTTCTTCATCTTCATTgcccattttgaaaataaattgccttgtttgcctttttgttatggatttgcaaaatgaagaaaagaattccaTAGCTGGGATTGCTGACTTGTTCGGTATGTACATTTTGTGTCtaagttctttttaaaagcacGAAAGAATAACATACACATAGAAACATACAAATGCactttttataaagtaaatagaaTAGAATTTATAGTTAATAGAATCAACAGAGTGGAGAGCTCTATAAATATTCACACTGTGAATACACCATACGTCCAGCACCCAGCTCAGGAAATAGAGCTGCatcttaaattttaatagatattgccaaatatcattccagaaagttttagtttttcttttcccccttaaTGTGACCAGTGTTAAAATGCTTTATGAATCTATGGAATGGTCCCTAATTATTGTGTTATTCATATTTCCTTGAACATCAGACCATAattgtctttttacatttttatggcTGTTTGAATCCTTCTTCTCTGAACTGTTCATCTCTGTCAATCATTTTCCGTTGGGTTGTTGTATATGGGGGATGTTAACCCCATGTCTGTCAAAGGTGCTGCAAATGTTTTCCTCCagtccattaaaaatatttttaatggtttctgtttcctgtcttgcCTTAAGTCTTTCCACACCaagattataaaacattttctatttaaaaaatgttatctggggccagcctgatggcacagcggttaagtgcgcacgttccacttcttggcagcccggggttctccggttcggatcccaggtgcggacatggcaccgcttggcacgccatgctgtggtaggcgtcccacatataaagtagaggaagatgggcatggatgttagctcagggccaggtttcctcagcaaaaaaaaaaagaaaagaaaaaaaaagaggaggattggcagtagttagctcagggctaatcttcctcaaaaaataaaataaaataaaaaatgttatcttGTGTTTTGCTTTCAGTCCTTTACCTCCGCTGGAATTTACAATAgctatggtgtgaggtaggagtgtAAATTTGTTTCTAAATGGCTAATcacttgtcccagcaccatttattaattAGTTAGAGCTGGTTTTAAATTTCAGCCCTGACACTtagctggatgaccttgggcaattgggcagcatttgacacagttgaccACTTCCTTCTTCTCGAAATGCTCACTTCCTTAAGTTCTGTTTCATAAGACTGTCTtgattttccttctacttctctgGCTGgtcttttgttctctctttcagACTCATTCTTCCCTCCTTGACCATTATGCTACACTTTTTCTGCCAGGTGATCTTATCTAGATAATGGCTTTAGCCACCACTGAAATGCCGGTGATTTCTAGACTTTTATGTTCAGCCAGGAGCTCTCAGCTGAATTCTGGATCTCTGTATCCACCTGTCTCCTTGAAATCTCCACTTGATGTCCCAAAGCACCTCAAATGCAAGATTTCCAAAATGGCACATGATTTGCTCCTTCAAAATCGGCCCCCTTCCAGGATCCCTGTGTCAGGGAACGATGTGATCATCTTCCAGTTACAAAAGGCAGACATCTGAGCACCATCCTTGATGAAGCCCAACTCTCTCCCCAAAACGGCGCCCAAAACAATGGCCAGCTCATAGCAGATACTCAGTAGTTACTGAATGATTGAGTGAGTGTTCCATCCACCCCCAAGTCATGTTGCTGTTCCCTCCAAAATATCTTATGACTGAAACCACTCCTGTCTGTTTTCGTCTCTGCACTCTGGTCCCGTCACCATCTCCCCACACCTGGGTGTTGCTCCCATTCCGTCAGTCACCTCCCAGCATGCGCCCGGACCCCTGGGAGGACAAAGCTCAGATCTGATGAGGTCTTTCCTGAAGGTCACCCTACAATGTGAGTCATATTTTTCCACGACTTCTCAAGAGTCTTAGGATGAGTCCCACGGGCCGCCTCCACCCCAGCCTCACCTCGCTCCCTCCGGAGACCTTCTTCCTGAGTCCCCAGCCACCCTGCCCTTCTTGCCACCCTTGAAGATGCTTTGACTTCCCAGACCCCAGGAGACTTTGTACTCACTGTGTACAGTTTTAAATAGAGGAACCTTCAGAAATTCAGCAACCTTATACCTTCACTTGGCGATTACAAAACACTCAGCTAGGCTTTTGTAAAAAGACAGGCATATTTACACATCAGATTCCTTAGTGATATTAAGAATATCCTCATTAGCCAGGTGGGGTGAAGCCTTCTcttattagaattttctttattctgtatcTTGTCAGCCTAATATGGAGACATGCCCTTGAGAGCATTTCCTGCAACTTCAATCTGTAATTGTTATATCACCTTGAATCCTGAGTCTGTATTACTTGTGTCCTTTATGGATAGGAGGAAATTAGATTTGCTCCCTGTATATTTTAGGAAGTTGaattttttgagagagagagagagagagggagagatagaGAGAGCGTTTTAAAGTttcagtacctagttgtgtattttagttggtgttttttttttaggtctCTGTGtaaaccaccaccacagcatggcaactgatggatgggtggtgtggttccacaaccagggcaggaacccaggctgcagaggtGAAAGGAAGCACGGAgccttaaccgctaggccaccagggctggctcaaagGAAGTTGAAGTTTTAACTATTTGACTCATCATCTACCTTTATTTGGTCTTATTACAGTCACCTCAGCCAGTATAAAAATCTCTCAGGTTCTCTTGCAATTACCAaaaaacacttgttttctttgttggatGAACAATGATAGAAGTCAAAATACCGGTGATCACGGCAAGGACAAATTTAAAACACACGGCAGaatgttgattatttttttcctggatgttCCCAAACCTGGAATACTCACCTCCCTCCCTCGCCCTATCCTAATTGTCACTTACTATTCCTTcagtgtcaccttc of the Equus quagga isolate Etosha38 chromosome 13, UCLA_HA_Equagga_1.0, whole genome shotgun sequence genome contains:
- the LOC124249492 gene encoding peptidoglycan recognition protein 1-like, with protein sequence MSSPCALLTWTLLTLLGLGATREDFTPCGPIVPRREWGALPSRCEQRLDLPVRYVVVSHTAAIPCDTPTSCMRQVQNVQHYHVRTRGWCDVAYNFLIGEDGLVYEGRGWDTQGAHSGPTWNPKSIGISFMGNYMDRAPPQRALRAAQSLLACGVARGTLRTNYEVKGHRDVRDTDSPGDRLYDIIRTWPHYRY
- the LOC124249494 gene encoding centrosomal protein CCDC61-like encodes the protein MKQQQRNRLGSGGSGDGPSISWSRQTRAPAAVSGRGDAATRSRNRSSSVDSVRSRGSSASSCSELEGFSESLPRGAGRRGKPPSPTTWSGSSRQQKATPLERCRHQRRLAHSGGWVPIKDSSSDHQAADMAEIDARLKALQEYMSRLDARS